Below is a window of Leptospiraceae bacterium DNA.
ACCAGCGTGCCCGTCGCTGGATATGGGGTTACACCTAACGGTGGGTTCGCTGCCGCGGGCTATTGATTTTATTAATTCATTAGATTCATCTAATATTCTTAATTTTATTACTTTGCGTAAGGTGAGTTAATAAATTGAATTAGCAAGATTTAGCTTAGTGAGACTAGACAGAATATAGAGGTTAAATAAGATAGTTCTTGTTATGATAAATCCAATCATCCTCGACGGAAAAAAACTTTCTGAAAAAATTAAATCCCAAATCCAAGCTGAAATCCAAGTTTTAAAAGAAAAACATTCTTTTACCCCTACTCTGGCTACCATTTTAGTAGGAAGTGATCCATCCTCGCAAGTATATGTAAAAATGAAAATCAACTCCTGTGAAAAGCTTGGAATGAAGTCCAAACTAGTTGAGCTTCCCGATACAACTTCAACACTAGAACTCTTAAAAGTAATCGATGAATTAAATGAAGACAAAAGCATAACAGGAATTTTACTCCAACACCCTGTTCCAAAGCAAATCGACGAACGGCTTGCATTTGACAGAATCGCAGAAAAAAAAGATGTAGATGGAGTAAATTCCCTCTCCTTTGGGAAATTGTCCATGGGAGAAAAGAGTTTTAATCCATGCACCCCTTATGGAATCATGCTTTTATTAGAAGAATATGGAATTAATCCAAGTGGCAAACAAGCCGTAGTCGTTGGACGCTCTCCTATTCTTGGAAAGCCAATGGCGATGATGCTACTCGAAAAAGATGCAACTGTTACAATTTGTCATTCTAAAACTAAAAATCTTCCTGAAATTTTAAAACAAGCAGACATTGTTGTAGGTGCTGTTGGTAAACCTGAATTCATAAAAGCGGAATGGCTTAAAGATGGGGTCGTTCTTTTAGATGCAGGTTACAATCCAGGAAATGTGGGAGATATTGATTTAAAAAATGCAGCATCCAAGTCTTCTTATTACACTCCCGTTCCAGGTGGAGTTGGTCCGATGACCATTGCAGTTTTACTTCTACAAACTATGCAAGCGGCAAAAGATAGCTTTACGTAGAAATAGTTCCTATAAAACTGTAACTGACGTAAGCTCGATGAAAGAGTTAATCTTATTGTCTCCTCTTTTGGATCTCAGAAGTAGAGTCCCGACTTTCGGATGACACCATAAATGGTTTTCAATTTGCATCGAACCAATCTTTATACTAATGTTAGAAGTAAAATTTTATAATTCATACACAAATAAAAAAGAAGTTTTTAAACCTGAGAACCCAAACGCAGTGAAGATTTATTCCTGCGGTCCGACAGTTTATAACTACAACCATATCGGAAATTTTCGCTCTTATATTTTCACAGATGTTTTGCGTAGATCACTGAAGTTACTCGGATATATGCCCGATCAAACGATGAACATAACGGACATCGAAGATAAAATCATAACAGAATCCATAAAGCAAAAAGTAACTGTCGAAGAATTTACAAAGAAATGGATTCAAATATTCTTTGAAGATTTACAAACTCTTAACATCGAAAAATTAGAGCACTATCCAAGAGCAACAGAATCTGTTCCTGAAATGATGGATTTAATTGATAAATTAAAAGAGCAAAATTTAATTTATGAAAAAGATGGTAGCGTTTACTATTCAATAGCCAACTTCAAGGATTATGGAAGGCTAAGCAAACTCGATGTAGACGGAATGAAATCGGGCGCACGCTACGAAGCAGATGAATATACAAAAGAAGATGTCAGGGATTTTGTTTTGTGGAAATCTCCCAAACAAGAAGGAGAAAAATTCTGGGAAACAAAATACGGAAAAGGAAGACCTGGCTGGCATTTAGAATGCTCTGCGATGATTCGAAAAATCTATTCTTCTGGAATTGATATTCACACAGGCGGCATAGACCTATTATTCCCACATCATGAAAATGAAATTGCTCAAACCTGTGGAGCTTTCCCGCATGAGCACTTTGTAAATCTCTGGATGCATTGTGAACACCTATTAGTTGAAAATCAGAAAATGTCTAAGAGTTTGGGTAATTATTATACTCTCAGAGATTTATTAGAGAAAGGTTACAATCCTAAAGCAATCAGATACTTATTATTATCCGCTCATTATAGAACGAAAATGAATTTTTCTTTGAAATCTATCGAAGAAGCAGATAAAGCAATTTTTAAAATTCAAAATACATTGAATCGAATCTTAGAAGCGTTAAATTATGATTTAACTCTCGCTAGAGAAAATGGATATTCTAAAACTTTTTATGATGAATTTCTAGAAAGTATAGCGGATGATTTGAATACATCAAAAGCAGTTGGAACTTTATTTGAATTTCTAAAGAAAATCAATTCTTCTCTAGATGCAAACTCTTTAACGAAAGAAGACCTATCTGACCTACTCTATTATTTTTCAAAGGTCAATGAACTCTTAGGGATTTTAGAATTTTCTATACCAAAAGAAGAGACTTTAGATTCAGAAATCCAGGATTTAATAGATAAAAGACAAGCTGCAAAAAAAAATAAGGACTTTGCTCTGGCAGATTTAATTCGTAATGATTTGTCTGCAAAAGGAATTATTCTAGAAGACAGTCCAACCGGTGTAAAATGGAAAAGAAAGTAATCAAAGGTGCCATCTACGGCAAACGCAACGTAGCCGAACTAGTTCAAAAGAATCATGAAGAAGGACTTCCAACTAACAAATGGGGATTTAGAGAAGTTCTTGTTAAAAAGAATCCTTCCCGTGATTTGATTGAGGATATCATAAGCGTAATTCCAAAAGGAATTAAAATTACTTATCTGACAAATGGTGAACTAGATTCGATGTTTCACGGAGTTAATCACCAGGGTGTTATATTACTTAGAGAAGAAAGTAAAAAATCCAATTATTCAGGAGACTTTACAGGCTTACAAGAATTAGTCGCTGAAGAAAAATTACCGATTCTTATACTAGATAGAATTCAAGATACTGGAAATTTAGGAAACATTTTACGAACAGCAGAATGCTTTGGGTTTACAACGATTGTTCTCTCTGAAAGGGAAAGTGCTCCGATTAATGATACAGTAGAGCGTATGTCCTCCGGTGCTATTCATCATTTAAAAATATTTAGAGTTACGAATCTAAGACAGGCAATTGATTTTCTAAAAGAAAACGGTTACTGGGTAGTAGCCACAAGTGATAGAGGTATGGATAGCTGGGACAAATTGCCTGAAATCCACGAAACTGCTGTTATCATGGGAAACGAAGAAGCGGGTGTAAAAAGGATTCTTTTAGAAAATGCGGACTTTGTATTTCAAATTCCAATGCACGGAAAAGTTTCTTCCCTAAATGTGGTTGTTGCAACTGGAATTGTTCTAGATAGAATTGTAAATCGAAGGCTGGATTAATTATGAATTTTGGATTCCCATCACTCTTACATTCATAATTCAAAATTCTTAATTAAAAACTCAAATAATATCTATCACAATAAAAGTAACGTCATCACTAAATCGTCCCGGCGTTGCGGAGTATTCATTCAATGAATTCACAAGAGAATTGCAGAACTGCTCTGCGTTCATATCTTCGTTCATCACGGCAAATTTATATAAGGCTTTTTCTCCGAATGCTTCTCCATTGGTATTCTCGCATTCGATAAGACCATCTGTATAAAACAGTATCCTATCGCCTATTTCCAATTTCATTATTGTATCATGTAAAACAATATCACGGGAAATACCGATTAGCCGTCCTCGCGGTTTTAATTCGATAAACTCTTTCTCTTCCTTTCTCCATATTAAGAGAGGAGGATGTCCACAGCTTGCATAGGTCAGCCTTCTTTTTTGTAAGTCTAAATAGAAATAGCCCGCTGACAAAAGATTATTTCCAATTCTTTCAAATAAGGATGCGTTTATATTGGCTAAAAGTTTAGAAGGCTCTTTAATCAATTCTGTTTCTCTTGAAAAAGAAAACTTAACAGTTGATGCAAATAAAGCAGCTGGCACGCCATGCCCTGTTACATCTGCAATGAATACTCCTAAATGATTCTCTTCTGAATGGAAAATATCATAAAAATCTCCACCTATTTCGCCTGACGGTAGATACTTTGCATACATTCTAGCGTTCTTTAATTTTGGAAGACTTGCAGGAAGAAGCGATTCGTGAATCTTTTTGGAAATCTCTAATTCGTTTTGAATCCTACTCAGTCGAGAGTTAATCTGTATAGATTTTGTTTCAATTTCTACATTTTGCTTTTTTAGAATATAATATCGATTTGCCAGACCAATCGACAAAAGAGAAATTGCGATTCCGGAAGCAATTTGCATTAGATCAGGAGAAGCATAGCCCGATAGAATGCCTAGATTATTCATCATGATAAACACCGAGCAAACAATGAAACCGGAAAATCCTAAAAGAAAAAATTTTGCCATAGGATTATTTCTAAATAGACTTATGACCGTTCCGACTAATATTGTTATACCTACAGGAGCTATTAGGATGTAGATATAATAAAAAGTAAATTTATAAGGAATTAAAAACAGCAGGAAAAGATTTAATAAAACCAAAACAGATTCTACATCTAAAATGTCTTTTATTCTTACAGAGTATTCTTGAATTTTTAAAAAATGAATCGAAGTTCGAATGGAAGTTAAAAGCGAAAGAGTCATGAAAAATGGATTTGCAATATCATTCCAGTAAATCGAATTAGGCCAGAAATAGGCGTAAGCAAACCCATTGAATACAAAAAAATACATTCCCAACGAAAAAGCAAACAACACATAGTAGATATATAATTTCTCTTTTAAAGATAAATAGAGATAGATATTTTTTAAAACCAATAAAATAAGAATTCCATAAAACATTCCAAAGAAAAATTGTTCAATGACAGTCTTTTCATAAAACGCATCTAAATCAAATAGCGTCATACGAAATACCATAACGCTTTTTGTTTTCAATTTTATATAATAAGTTTTCGATTCTCCTGTTGGAATGGAAATTGGAAAGACATGGTTTCTATGGTTTACAATTCTTGCGCCAAATGGAATGTTATCTCCTAGAACATTGGTTTGAATTTTTCCATTCTCAATAGAATACATCTCCAGAAAATCCATTGGTGGAAACGCTTCTTCTAAATAGAAATCATTTCGAGTTAGGGATAGATTTTGAAATTCTATTCTAACCCAATAGACAGAATCCTGAAATCCAAAACTGGGGTTGTCTTGGTGGCTCGGTAAAAATGATTTGGAAAATTCAGGGCTGGCAATTTGCTCAAATTTGAGTTGATTCGTTTTGTCTTCGAGGTAGCTAAGATTTTTTCCTAATGGATATTTCGAAATACCGTCTTCAATTACAACACTGTTCGAGAAAACTGGAATGGAAATCGTAAGCAAAATTAGGTACAGAAGTGCTTTTAAAAATCCCATGGTTCTATTGACTTTTTCTTTTTTTATATGACACATCAACTCTTGCTTGCATTTACAATGTTTTTAAAAACCATTGAAAGTGTAAAGTAGTTTGGCTTGCAATTCAAATAAAGATTTTTTTCGGTTGAAAGAATTAGGATTATCTTTTTCAATGCGTATATACCAAACGTCTAACTATTGATTTATGTGCGCTAGGTATGAAACTTTATTTAGCGAATCTGGCTTTAAAAGCCTATCTTCATAAGCAAAAAAAGAAACTCAATGATAAACTGGAGAAAATACAAAAATGGGTAATTACAAAACTCTGAACGAGATGTTCTTTTCTATTAACGCAAATGCGGGAAACGTTCCAACGTTCTTTACAAAAGATACAAATAAAAAATTCCACGGTGTTACTTTTAGAGATGCCTACACGCAAGGAGAAAATCTCGGACTTTATTTAATGTCACTCGGAATCAACCCCGGCGACAAAGTTGGACTGATGTCTGATAACCGTGTTGAATGGGCAATTGCTGATATGAGCGTTCTTCTCAATGGAGCAGCTAACGTTCCGAGAGGATCTGATTCTACACCGCAAGAAATTCAATATATTTTAGAGCACAGTGAAAGTAAAGTATGCTTTGTAGAGCACGGAAAGCTTTTAGAGAGCGTATTGCCTATTATCCCTCAAACTAGTGTAACTAAGTTAATTGTCATGGATAGAGAATATGTATCCAGACACGAAAGTGTAATTAATATTTATGATGCTATAGAAAAAGGTAAAGCGATAAGAGAATCAAAATTATCTGAGCTTTTGAAAAGAGCAAGAGAAACAAAAGAAGATGATTTATTTACAATTATTTATACATCAGGAACAACAGGTCTTCCGAAAGGAGTTATGCTAACTCATAAAAATATGATCTATAATGTAGTTTCCATTCCTCCTTTAGTAGGTATAAAAAAAGGAGATAGAGTTCTCTCCATTCTACCAGTATGGCACGTTTTCGAAAGAGCAAACGACTACTCTATGGTAGCCGCTGGATCTGCAATTTATTACACAAATATCCGCGACCTGCGAGATGACTTCATCAAAGTAAAGCCTACCTTTATGGCTTCTGCTCCAAGACTCTGGGAAAATCTCTATGCTGGTATAAAATCAAAAGTAGAAAAATCAGAGCCAATTAGACAGTTGTTATTTAACACAGCTTTTGAAGTTGGGAAAACTTACAAGAAGGGACTTGACTACATTCAAGGGAATGAACTACAATCCAAGCAAGAAGACGGAGTCGAAAAAATCAGTAGAACAGTTCAGTCGATTGTAACAACGGCTAACCTTGCTATACCGTCCACTGCTTTAGATAAAATAGTATTTGAAAAAATTAGAGAAGCGTTAGGCGGTCAATTACGTGGAACTATCTCCGGTGGTGGCGCTCTTCCTGCTCACGTAGATGAATTCTTCAATGTAATTGGAATTCCAGTTTATGAAGGTTATGGTATGACAGAATGTGCTCCAGTAATTTCCGTTCGTTCTGTAGGCAGAGTCATTCAAGGAAGCGTTGGTTTTACGCCAGCAGGAACAGAAGTAAAAGTTCTAAATGACAAAGGACAAGAAGTAAGAACGGGGGAACTCGGTATTATCCACGTTAAAGGTCCACAAGTCATGAAAGGATATTATAAAAATCCAGAAGCAACTGCAAAGACAATTGTAAATGGTTGGTTGAACACAGGCGATTTAGGATTTAAAAGCTTTAACGGAACTCTTTCTGTAAGAGGTCGTGTTAAGGATACTATCGTATTACTCGGTGGGGAAAACGTTGAGCCGGTCCCAATCGAAAATCTTCTTTTAGAGCATCCACATATCAACCAAGTTATGGTTGTTGGACAGGATCAAAAATCTCTTGCTTGTTTGATTTGGCCTGATGTGGACAAATTAAAAGAAGCTAGCTAGAACATTAACTATGGTGACGATTTAAATAAAAATGAAAAGCTTCGTGCTCATTACATGACTGCTATCAAAGACATTATCTCTGGTCAAAATGGATTTAAGAGCTTTGAAAGAATTTCCGATTTCCGTTTTCTACCAAAGGTAATGGAAGTAGGAGATGAACTAACAAATCTTTACAAAATGAAACGAAATGTGATCTCTGATAAATATGCAAAACTCATCAAGAGTATGTATGAGTAAAATCTCCCCTCGATAGCCTCAGGGTGACATTTTTTAAACAACTATAATTACTAAGCCGAGCTAATCACTCGGCTTTTTTTATTTTCCACTTGCAAAATACATTTCGCATAAGAAAGCTAAGTTTATGAAAAAAATATTTTCAAAACTTATCTATACTTTTTTAATCTACTTTATTTTTTTAAATCAAATTCATGCAGAAGAAAGCAAGCAGGTCATCAAAAGAATTGGCTTTGGTTCCTGTCTCGAACAATGGAACCCACAGGAAATTTGGAAGCCAATGATTTCCTCGAAGCCAGAATTATTCTTGTGGTTAGGGGATAATATCTATTATGACTCCTATATTGCAGATGAAAAAAAATACTATTACAATCTTCTCACCAGTAGAAAAGAATTCCAAAACTTAAAAAAAATTTCTAAAATGCTCTATACATGGGATGACCATGACTATGGAATCAACGACTCAGGGGCGGAATATGAAGACAAAGTAAATTCACAGAGAATCTTTCTAGAAGCATTTGAGGAAAATCCGTCTTCGCCGCGATGGAAACGTAAGGGAATCTACGACTCCTATTATTTCGGAACGAAGGGAAAGCGGTTACAGGTAATTATGCTCGACACACGTTACTTTCGTTCTGAACTAAAAAGAGATTGGAGAAAATACTTTGGCATTAAAAGAAATATCCCGAACACGGACGAAGGTGCTACTGTTTTGGGAGAGGCTCAATGGAAATGGTTATCAGATGAATTAGAAAAAGAAGCAGATCTTAGAGTTATTGTTTCTAGTATCCAGCTTGTAAATACATTTCATCCTTTTGAAAAATGGGGAAATTTCCCTTCGGATAGAAAAAAGTTTTTTGATTTAATCAAAGAAAAGAAAGCGAGGCGAGTAATTGTTCTAAGCGGTGATAGACATATGTCTGAACTGAATGTAGAAAAGGAAAATCTCGCCTACCCGATTTATGATTTTACTTCTAGCTCTTTTAACAAACCATTCAAATTCATAGCGCCGGAAGAAAGTGCAAAGCGTGTTGGCAAAGCAATTGTCGAAGAAAACTTTGGGACGATAGACATTTATTGGGAAGACAAATATCCATACTTGGAGTTAAGAATCATTAGTCTCGGTGGGAAAGAAGAATTCTATCACAAAGTCAAATTTAAAGAAATTGAATAGATTAACGTGAGTTCAATGTAAGAGGTTTATATGATTTGACAATGCGTTAAGGTGTCATTCCCGAATTCTTCTGTCGGGAATCTCTACTTCTTGAGACCCCCGACAGAAAACGAAACTCAATAGCAAGCGTTGCTTCCTAGGGTCGCAACATAATGGGGGTGACATAACAGAATAATTCTTATGTCGAACTCACATTAAATAATAATTGCAAAATATAAGTTAAGACCTACTATGAATATAATTAAAATTTAAAGAGGTTCTATGAAACAAATATTTTTAATCGTAAGCATTTCTCTTTTTTCTATCAGCTTATACGCTGATAAATTAGAATGTGTCAAAAAAGCAGAAGAGTCTTTTAAGACCGAGCGCGAAGCTTGTAAAGACAAAGGTGCAGACAAAGAAAAATGCATAACCGATAGCAAAGAAAAGAAAAAAACAACGATAGAAGAATGTCGCAAAACTGCTAAGGCTTGCATTGAAAAAGCAAAGGAAGAAAAGAAAACAGCAATGGGTCAGTGTAAAGAGAAAAAAGGACCTGAGCACAAAGAATGTAAAGAAGGTGTAAACGCAAAATTCAAAGAAGCACAGGAATCTTGCAAGAAAGGTTAATACTTTCTTAGAAGTAAAGAGCGCAATATAAACATTTAACGCTCTTTATTTTTAAATTCAAATCTGTTTTTTTATTTTGCAGTGTCATCAGCGGAAAAAGCAATCTCAGCTTGTTCTTTTAATGTATTTGCAAATGCCGCGTAAGTTTCTTTTAGTTCATGGGTATTTTCCATTAGGCTAGAAAGAGAATTGGGAACGGCATCTCTAGTTGATTTTAACACTTCCAAAAAATATTTCTTTGCAGAAGTTGGATCATGCAAAACATTTAAATAGAAGTAGGCTAATTCTAGTTTTGCGTCATTGCTAGAGGGGCTCAATTCGACTGCTCTGCGCAACGAAAACTCTGCGTCTTCTTTGTTGAAATTTTCTGGATCGGATACCTGAACACAAATTCCACGAAGTAGAAAATACTCCGCATTCCTTTCTCCTTCAGGAACTTTGTCCATCAAAGGAAGAACTGCATTGTAATTCTTGTTACGAATTTCTAATTTTATTTGTTCAATAAACATACGACTTCCTAAGTTTTTGCAATCTTGCATTCTTTTTCAAATAAAGCAAGCATAATTCATCTGCAACTACTCGTTCTTAGGAGCTTTCGCTGGCTTTACATTCACTTGATCTAATAGCTTGAACGGCTCCTGCGCTGGTTCTCCTTTCCGAACAATACTGGCATAGCCTGCAGGAATAATAACCGTTTGACCCTGAGCGGTTACTTTAATTATACCACGGCTACAAATAAGCTTGTCTACGCCTTCCTTGTCTGTGGATATACTAATTTCTGTTCCCTTTACAGTGGATAGGGATGTTCCTGTTGAAACTTGAAACGGTGTGTCTTTGTCATCTTGCGAAGTCTTAAGAAAACTTAGAAAAATTTCACCCGTAGTCAATTCAATGCTACGGGTTTTATCTTTCTTTATTTTTAAAATTGTATTCTCTCGAATTTGAACTAAGACTTCGGGCTCATCTAGAAAATAAATTTCTCCACTTGCATTTCCGAA
It encodes the following:
- a CDS encoding bifunctional methylenetetrahydrofolate dehydrogenase/methenyltetrahydrofolate cyclohydrolase (catalyzes the formation of 5,10-methenyltetrahydrofolate from 5,10-methylenetetrahydrofolate and subsequent formation of 10-formyltetrahydrofolate from 5,10-methenyltetrahydrofolate), encoding MNPIILDGKKLSEKIKSQIQAEIQVLKEKHSFTPTLATILVGSDPSSQVYVKMKINSCEKLGMKSKLVELPDTTSTLELLKVIDELNEDKSITGILLQHPVPKQIDERLAFDRIAEKKDVDGVNSLSFGKLSMGEKSFNPCTPYGIMLLLEEYGINPSGKQAVVVGRSPILGKPMAMMLLEKDATVTICHSKTKNLPEILKQADIVVGAVGKPEFIKAEWLKDGVVLLDAGYNPGNVGDIDLKNAASKSSYYTPVPGGVGPMTIAVLLLQTMQAAKDSFT
- a CDS encoding SpoIIE family protein phosphatase, yielding MGFLKALLYLILLTISIPVFSNSVVIEDGISKYPLGKNLSYLEDKTNQLKFEQIASPEFSKSFLPSHQDNPSFGFQDSVYWVRIEFQNLSLTRNDFYLEEAFPPMDFLEMYSIENGKIQTNVLGDNIPFGARIVNHRNHVFPISIPTGESKTYYIKLKTKSVMVFRMTLFDLDAFYEKTVIEQFFFGMFYGILILLVLKNIYLYLSLKEKLYIYYVLFAFSLGMYFFVFNGFAYAYFWPNSIYWNDIANPFFMTLSLLTSIRTSIHFLKIQEYSVRIKDILDVESVLVLLNLFLLFLIPYKFTFYYIYILIAPVGITILVGTVISLFRNNPMAKFFLLGFSGFIVCSVFIMMNNLGILSGYASPDLMQIASGIAISLLSIGLANRYYILKKQNVEIETKSIQINSRLSRIQNELEISKKIHESLLPASLPKLKNARMYAKYLPSGEIGGDFYDIFHSEENHLGVFIADVTGHGVPAALFASTVKFSFSRETELIKEPSKLLANINASLFERIGNNLLSAGYFYLDLQKRRLTYASCGHPPLLIWRKEEKEFIELKPRGRLIGISRDIVLHDTIMKLEIGDRILFYTDGLIECENTNGEAFGEKALYKFAVMNEDMNAEQFCNSLVNSLNEYSATPGRFSDDVTFIVIDII
- a CDS encoding alkaline phosphatase family protein, with the protein product MKKIFSKLIYTFLIYFIFLNQIHAEESKQVIKRIGFGSCLEQWNPQEIWKPMISSKPELFLWLGDNIYYDSYIADEKKYYYNLLTSRKEFQNLKKISKMLYTWDDHDYGINDSGAEYEDKVNSQRIFLEAFEENPSSPRWKRKGIYDSYYFGTKGKRLQVIMLDTRYFRSELKRDWRKYFGIKRNIPNTDEGATVLGEAQWKWLSDELEKEADLRVIVSSIQLVNTFHPFEKWGNFPSDRKKFFDLIKEKKARRVIVLSGDRHMSELNVEKENLAYPIYDFTSSSFNKPFKFIAPEESAKRVGKAIVEENFGTIDIYWEDKYPYLELRIISLGGKEEFYHKVKFKEIE
- a CDS encoding FecR domain-containing protein; translation: MKKMFLLSVCFLTLAAPIYSQEKGKKSVVAKKKKESIQASPIAKISTSLGRIEYFREKKNTALVASVGELLESGDTIKVFGNASGEIYFLDEPEVLVQIRENTILKIKKDKTRSIELTTGEIFLSFLKTSQDDKDTPFQVSTGTSLSTVKGTEISISTDKEGVDKLICSRGIIKVTAQGQTVIIPAGYASIVRKGEPAQEPFKLLDQVNVKPAKAPKNE
- the rlmB gene encoding 23S rRNA (guanosine(2251)-2'-O)-methyltransferase RlmB, with the translated sequence MEKKVIKGAIYGKRNVAELVQKNHEEGLPTNKWGFREVLVKKNPSRDLIEDIISVIPKGIKITYLTNGELDSMFHGVNHQGVILLREESKKSNYSGDFTGLQELVAEEKLPILILDRIQDTGNLGNILRTAECFGFTTIVLSERESAPINDTVERMSSGAIHHLKIFRVTNLRQAIDFLKENGYWVVATSDRGMDSWDKLPEIHETAVIMGNEEAGVKRILLENADFVFQIPMHGKVSSLNVVVATGIVLDRIVNRRLD
- a CDS encoding cysteine--tRNA ligase, which produces MLEVKFYNSYTNKKEVFKPENPNAVKIYSCGPTVYNYNHIGNFRSYIFTDVLRRSLKLLGYMPDQTMNITDIEDKIITESIKQKVTVEEFTKKWIQIFFEDLQTLNIEKLEHYPRATESVPEMMDLIDKLKEQNLIYEKDGSVYYSIANFKDYGRLSKLDVDGMKSGARYEADEYTKEDVRDFVLWKSPKQEGEKFWETKYGKGRPGWHLECSAMIRKIYSSGIDIHTGGIDLLFPHHENEIAQTCGAFPHEHFVNLWMHCEHLLVENQKMSKSLGNYYTLRDLLEKGYNPKAIRYLLLSAHYRTKMNFSLKSIEEADKAIFKIQNTLNRILEALNYDLTLARENGYSKTFYDEFLESIADDLNTSKAVGTLFEFLKKINSSLDANSLTKEDLSDLLYYFSKVNELLGILEFSIPKEETLDSEIQDLIDKRQAAKKNKDFALADLIRNDLSAKGIILEDSPTGVKWKRK